In Daucus carota subsp. sativus chromosome 4, DH1 v3.0, whole genome shotgun sequence, one DNA window encodes the following:
- the LOC135152234 gene encoding uncharacterized protein LOC135152234, whose translation MVIEGESDQNLKEKDNKKRKFVNNGEGSAQGSQKGKNFKKFGFQNQGGPRGFKKGDNRNPKRIQGPSGQRSQRATSECKSCNKKHTGNCNKADIICFKCNSKGHYANECQSPKPSVTCFKCGKIGHMSRDCKASGTNKLMQLAATPYNQGMTSSVLTQQLPPPQVFESATPVFHPSYPAQARTFNMNIKDVVQSSEVVAGTLSVNNIHAKVLFDSGATRSFISESFVGKLNCEIEPLVEPVSIMVANQEQVYVRSICPQCTVEISGFSSPASLIPF comes from the coding sequence ATGgtgattgaaggagaaagtgatcagaatctGAAAGAGAAAGACAACAAGAAGAGGAAGTTTGTGAAtaatggtgaaggttcggctcaagggagccaaaaagggaaaaatttcaagaagtttggatttCAGAACCAAGGAGGACCCCGAGgtttcaagaaaggtgataataggaaccCAAAGAGGATTCAAGGAccaagtggtcaaaggagtcaacgaGCAACTTCAGAATGTAAGtcctgcaacaagaaacacacgggtaattgtaataaggctgatattatctgtttcaagtgcaactcgaaggggcattatgcgaacgagtgccaaagcccgaagccttctgttacatgtttcaagtgtgggaAGATCGGTcacatgtcaagagattgtaaagcttctggaaccaacaagttgatgcaattggcagctaccccttacaatcaaggaatgacatcttctgttcTGACTCAACAACTACCTCCtcctcaagtttttgagtctgcaacccctgttttccatccctcttatccggctcaagcaaggacattcaacatgaatatcaaggatgttgttcagagttctgaggttgtggcaggtacgctttctgtgaaCAACATCCATGCTAAAGTGTTATTTGATTccggagctactagatcttttatatctgaatcttttgttggcaagttgaattgtgaaattgaaccgttagttgaacccgTATCTATCAtggttgctaatcaagaacaagtatatgttagaagtatttgcccccagTGTACtgtagagatttctggctttagttctcctgcttcccttatacctttttga